From one Lolium rigidum isolate FL_2022 chromosome 4, APGP_CSIRO_Lrig_0.1, whole genome shotgun sequence genomic stretch:
- the LOC124647107 gene encoding L-type lectin-domain containing receptor kinase VIII.1-like yields the protein MGNLRMAQLDEDDEMKKKKERKRGRQLIGQGGGEPAEPQLNRRRFGLEPGWQRHAGPLDLVKRCTNAPDSPRRSGASSSHGSVPTAEPSEQARAEFLSELSIIAGLRHRNLLRLQGWCYEKGEILLVYDYMRNGSLDRALFDAASSPALPWRHRREILAGVASALAYLHHECDRRVIHRDVKSSNVMLDDAYRARLGDFGLARQAEHGASPDATAAAGTMGYLAPEYMLTGRATEATDVFSFGALVLEVACGRRPIGTEGRCNNLVEWVWTLHGEGRVLDAVDPRLGGEYDEGEMRRVLLVGLACSSPEPALRPGMRTVVQILSGEADPPFVPAARPSMSFSANHHLLLSLQDSVSDYNALALNLSDDSSDDSMSSSSLTSTLRKGGHDIGFSSTPGDAR from the exons ATGGGGAACCTGAGAATGGCACAGCTGGATGAAGACGATGAGATGAAGAA aaagaaagaaagaaaacgtGGCAGGCAGTTGATTGGGCAGGGTGGAGGAGAACCGGCGGAGCCGCAATTAAATCGGAGGCGATTTGGACTTGAGCCAGGCTGGCAGCGGCACGCAGGCCCACTTGACTTGGTCAAGCGCTGCACCAACGCCCCCGACTCCCCGAGGCGGAGTGGTGCGTCCAGCTCTCACGGCTCCGTGCCCACCGCAGAACCCTCGGAGCAGGCGCGGGCCGAGTTCCTGTCCGAGCTCTCCATCATCGCGGGGCTGCGCCACCGCAACCTGCTGCGCCTGCAGGGCTGGTGCTACGAGAAGGGCGAGATCCTGCTCGTCTACGACTACATGCGCAACGGCAGCCTCGACCGCGCCCTCTTCGACGCCGCCTCCTCGCCCGCCCTGCCCTGGCGCCACCGCCGCGAGATACTCGCCGGCGTCGCGTCCGCGCTCGCCTACCTACACCACGAGTGCGACCGCCGCGTCATCCACCGGGACGTCAAGTCCAGCAACGTCATGCTCGACGACGCCTACCGCGCGCGCCTCGGCGACTTCGGCCTCGCGCGCCAGGCGGAGCACGGCGCGTCGcccgacgccaccgccgccgccggcacaatggggtacctcgcgCCGGAGTACATGCTCACCGGCCGCGCCACCGAGGCCACCGACGTCTTCAGCTTCGGCGCGCTGGTCCTCGAGGTGGCGTGCGGGCGCCGCCCCATCGGCACCGAGGGCCGCTGCAACAACCTGGTGGAGTGGGTGTGGACTCTGCACGGCGAAGGCCGCGTGCTGGACGCCGTCGACCCGCGGCTCGGCGGCGAGTACGACGAGGGGGAGATGAGGAGGGTGCTGCTGGTCGGGCTGGCCTGCTCCAGCCCGGAACCCGCGCTCCGACCCGGGATGCGCACCGTCGTTCAGATACTCAGCGGCGAGGCCGACCCGCCGTTCGTGCCGGCGGCCAGGCCCTCCATGAGCTTCAGCGCCAACCACCACCTCCTGCTCAGCCTCCAGGACAGCGTCTCAGACTACAACGCGCTGGCGCTCAACCTCTCCGACGACTCCTCCGACGACTCCATGAGCTCCTCCTCGCTCACCAGCACGCTCCGCAAAGGCGGCCACGACATCGGATTCAGCAGCACCCCCGGCGACGCCCGGTGA